The Mycteria americana isolate JAX WOST 10 ecotype Jacksonville Zoo and Gardens chromosome 18, USCA_MyAme_1.0, whole genome shotgun sequence region GGTGTTTGTGCAGTTGCCGGAGCCGAGCCGACTCTAGTTACCACCTCTCTCATCTTCCCAAACGGCAGCAACGGGATCTTGTACCAGTACCCAGACCGCACGGACGTCACCCCTCTGCTCTCCATCAACATGGGGTAAGCGGCTGGTAGGATGTAGCGCCCAGATTCGGCGGGGATCTGGGGATCAGGAGCTCCTTGGGATGTTCAGGGAGGTGTTTCAGGGCAAATCACGGTCTAGTCCATGCCGCCGGACTCCCCGCTTGCTCCTGGCTGAGTGCAGGTGCCCATTTGCTTTGGCTCCGGTGCGCGTAGCTGGAGATGGGCTCGTTTCCTCCTGGTTTTTGCGTGCCGAGCCCACCCTTTGATGGGGAGTTGGCCTCTGAAGGGCTGACCTACCCCTCCAAGAGCCACGCTGGGCGACCTCCACAAACCCACCGTGCTCGGCTCCAGCTCTACCACGTTGTGCAGAGACAGGGCGCCTTGGAGCTACGGCTGGGGATGTCACAGATGGGAAACGAGTGCTTGTGGGGAAAAGGGGTGACGTGCAGCGCAGGGAGGGCAGACGGAGGCTGTTTTCAGGCTAGCGCTGGCCGGTCCGTCCTGCTGATCTCcatcctccccctctctcccagTGGCGAGCAGTGCGGGGGATGCCGGCGCTCCAACACCACCGACCGGCCCCACTCCTTCCAGGTGATCCTGACGGACCGGCCCTCCCTGGAGCTGAGTGCTGAGAACGAGGAAGACATGGCGGACTGGATGCAGTACTTCTGCCAGGCTGTCTCCAAAGGGGTGAGCTGGGGACAGGCCCCCAAACGCGGGTGCGTTGCCCCCCTCCTTCGCCCAGAGCCCTTTGGGGCACAGCCCCGCCGGCACGGAGCTGCTGACGGGAGCGGGGATGTctggcagggatggagcaggCCGTTTTCTCCCGAGCCAGGAGGGCTTCCCCATGGGGCACCCCATGGAGATGGGGCTCCTTCATGCCAGATTTTAacccccccctttccccaccccGTGCAGGTGATCCCCCAAGGTGTTGCCCCTACGCCGTGCATCCCCTGCTGCCTCGTGCTGACAGACGAGAAGGCTTTCACCTGCCACGAGGACTGCCAGACAAGCTTCTTCCGCTCGCTGGGCACCGTGGAGCTGACAGACATCACCGCCGTCTCCACAGAGGCTGGCAAGGAGTACTGTATCTTGGTGAGCATGCTGCTTCGGGGCCGGAGGGCCCAGGGCTGGGCAAGGACCGCGGTGGTAACGCCCGGCCTCTCTCTTGACGTTTAGGAGTTTGCTCAGGACCGCAAGCAGTTCCTGCCCCCCTGGGTCCTCTATTTTAGTTGCACTACAGAACTGGAGAGGTTCCTCTCGGCGCTGAACGCCGCGTGGAGGAACATCTACCAGGTGAGCGTGCAAGGCTGCGTCACGCCCTTCCTCCGGCAAGGAAGGGTGAATGGGGCCGGCACCCTCCGAGGAAGGAGTGGGTGAATTTTTCTCGGCAGGGTGAACCCAGCTTTCCCCGCGAAGGGCAGGAGAGCCACGGAGCTCCTCCGTGTCCACGTAACCGTGGGATGTGGGATTCAGAGCTTGAGTCCCCTTTCCAGGCAGGCCATGAGCAtccagggctgggaaggggagtgGGGAGGAACCTGGGTCAGCCCCCTCCCCCTCCATCACCCGTATTTGTGACGCAGGCAACCCTCCCGTCTGTTTCTGAGGTGGTTGTACAAGGGGGAGAAGCGGCTGCCGTTCATTCCCCTCCTGACTGCCCCACACGTGTGTTTCAGGTCGACCTCCTGCACAAGGCCATTCTGGACGTTGCCGTTAAGAAGAAATGCGAAGATGCCCAGAGCCTCATCGACAGCGCCTGGCAGCGCAGCGACAGCCTCTGCCGCGGGCGAGCGGAGCGGGACCCCTGGTGTTAACCCTGGCCGGGGAGGAAGGACGGCTGAGGGGGGCCTATTTTTGGAGAGCAGGGCCTGTATCCGGCTGCCCCGCAGCCAACCGgcaccccaaaccctcctgccATTGCTCCATCCCCACCAGGAACGTGCCTGCAGGTGTGgaccccccaccccgtccccaccaCGCTCTCCAGCAAGTCGGGGACGTCCAGCGTGTTTTGGGGAGCAACCGGACGCTTCACCACGCTGGAGGCGAGGCCGAGCTCGGCTGCTTTCCTCATACGGCCGTGCAGGCGAGCCCACGCCCTCCTCCTCATCCAGCTGCCATGGGGCAAAATACTTTGCCGTTCACGGAATAACGTCCCACTAGTAGCGAGGGAGAGGGTGGGAGCGGGGTGGGCTGGGGATGAGCATCCCCCAtcgcggcggggagcgggactGAGGACTTGTTCATTTTAGAACAGGGTAGGGGCGTGGAGGTGGCGAGACGGGAACACTAAATCGCTACCGTGCATGTTTTCTCCTTGCTAATACAATCACCAAGTACGGCACCGCTTCGCCGCCTCCTTCTCCCAGCATCTCCGGGGGCCACGCGCCTCCAGACATCACAAAACCACTCCCCAGCCTGTCGCTGAGattggaggggaaggaagaaggaccGGCGCCAAAAATTTGGCCTTGAATATCCCGGTGCGGTTGTAGGAGATCTTGGAAGCCAGTTTGAGGTTTGGACGCTGGCCCCATGTGCCGGGGGAGAGAAGAGATCGAGTCCCATGTTCTTCAGGTGTCCTAAGGGACGTTGTCACACGGCTGCCACCAAACGCGTCCTCATCTTCTCGGCTCGCTGCATCCGAGGCCAGCGAGGACCCGTCACCGCTTGCCCTCTACAGCGAGCCCTTTGGGGCACGACCCcagcttttaaataataataatctggaGACCTTCTCATGTAATATATGTTCACGGGGCCTTTTTCTGGGAGGAAACGTACGTGACTGaatctatatgtatatacatctgctttctttccccctccccaaataaaTATTCATTGGTAACTCAGATCTGGCCCTAGGCCGTGCGTCCGGCTGAAAGTCCCGTGCCAGGGGCTGCTGTTCCTCCTCCCCCCGTGGTGTTCGAGCCTCAGCTTCgctttggggcagggagaaggagataTTTAGGCCGGAGAGAAGGGGGAGGACGTGCACCCCGGCTCCTCGCTGAACCCCAGCGGCGTTAACCCTGCAGCGGGGCACGTTCACGGCTTCAACCGAGAATTACCCGTCCTGACGCTCTGGCCCTGTTTATCCCTGGATCCGGGGGATATTCCCAGTCTAGACAAGGAATAAAcagccccggggccagccccCAGCGGCACCCGCCTTCCCCACACCCCTTCCCTCGCCTTTTGGGATCaaagggggggatttggggggatatCAGGGATGGGGTGGCCAGTGTGGGGGGGGTgactttggggtttttcccctccACTCGCAGTAATCACCGAAGTGCCTCGGCCACGGCTACGCCATGGTGGTAACCCGGGTGCCAAGGGGGTCACTGCGGAGCCCTAAAAATAGGAAGCCACAGGGTGGGGAGATGCGGATGGACAGCGACACCCCCCCCTGCAGCTTTTTGCCCCATTTCAAAGCATTTCGGTATCCCCGGGAGGGGCTGGcgtggggagaagggggagagacccccccaaaccccccgaACCGCAGCCACAAGCGCAATGAGTTGGCCAGTCCTCAGCCCCCCCCGAGGTTCCTCCAGCTGGCTGGGGGGGGCGGATGGCTGCAtgtgccctccccccccctcagcttttatttcaatttgatcgcgccttttttttttttttttttttggcagaaacgGCCCTTTTTTTCCCCGATTTGCGCAGGGGCGCCGCCAAGTCACGCGAGGCGAGGACGCCCGGCCGGGATTCGGCTGCCGGGCGCCTGtcgctgccgggggggggggacggacggacggagggacggacggacagacacacacacacacacacgtgcaccccCGGGCCTGACCTTTGCCCCATATCCCCTCCCAAATCGGGGGGCGGCTTCGCACGGCGGGGGTTGGCTCGCAGGGGGCGGCGCTGGCTCCCCCCTCGTTTTTCCCCGCGGCGGGGGGGAAGGCggagcccggggccggccccgcgggcaggtGCTGCATGGCCGCGGGCCCCGGGGCCCTCGCAcccttccccggccccccccccgcccccctgcaAGAGCTCCCCTACCCCCCCCAGAGCAGAGCCGGCGTCGCGCCGGGCTCCCCGAGCGGGGGGGTCCCACCGGCGACCGATCTGGTGCTGGGAGCGGCGGCCGGGTGCCTGGCCTGCCTGCTCACCAACCCGCTGGAGGTGGTCAAGAcgcggctgcagctgcagggcgagctgcagccccccgggaccTACCCCCGGCCCTACCGGGGGGtgctgcgggcggcgggggccgtgTGCCGGGCCGAcgggctgcgggggctgcagaAGGGCCTGGCCGCCGGCCTCCTCTACCAGGGGCTGATGAACGGCGTCCGCTTTTATTGCTACTCCCGCGCCGAGGACGCCGGCTGGACGGGGTATCCCGGTGGTACCGTGGCCGCCGGGGCCGtggccggggcggtgggagccTTCGTGGGCAGCCCCGCGTACCTGGTGAGTGCCGCTCTGCCCCAGAAGCCCTCGcatcggggagggggggggggggggatttcggggacccccccccaaaaagatttggccagcccagagctggctgcGTCCTATAAACACCATCTCAGTGCGTcgcttctcctcctgctttgctttgcaccCCCAAAAATGTGGGGCTGCTTTGTGCATgctccccctttctccccccctcccccccagaaACCCGAGGGGAGAACCCCCTCATAAGGAAATCGGGGTCGTTTTCCCCCTTTGCGGGGGTCTCTCCTGTTTTTGGGGGTGCAGAGCTCAAAGGGGGGGAGCTGCAGTGAGTGTTTGTGGGGCCCTTTGCCCTGGGGCAAGGACAAATGGGGTTCAAAGTCTGGAGGCGCCTCTTGGCAACACATCTGGGCACCCCACATCTGCCAGAGGGGCTCAACCCCCCCCAAAAGCTGCTAAGCAGAGATGGGGGGAACCACAGCCCATCccggtgggggtttgggggggtttcaCCACTCGGCGCTGTGTCCCCTGCCCAGGTCAAGACCCACCTCCAAGCCCAGACGCTGGCGGCCGTGGCCGTGGGTCACCAGCACAACCACGAGGTGAGCGGGGACGGAGACGGGGGCACACACACGATTCGGTGGCACCTTGGCCGTGCACGCGCCGGGACCCAGTGAGGACAACGCTATTTTGGCCAGCGAGTATTTAAAGCTGCTGTTTGGCGGCTCAGCCCCGTATAGATGCTATAAATAACGGTGCGAGGACGGGGAGGGGGTGACGGGGATGTGGAGCCGTGACACCGGATCCGGATGCCCCTCGGGATCGGTGTCACCTGGCTGGAGCCACGGTGGCTTCGTGCCACCAACAAGCAACGGGGTTTTGCATGCCGGGGTGGGCAATTTTGCCAGAGTGGGATGCACCGTTCCCGTTTTCCCCgaatttcctctcttccccagagCATCTCCGGGGCTTTCGAGAGCATCTACAAGCAGCACGGGGTGGCGGGGCTGTGGCGGGGGGTGACGGGCGCCATGCCCCGCGTGGCGGTGGGCTCGGCCGCGCAGCTCGCCACCTTCGCCTCCGCCAAGGACTGGGTCTGCGAGCGCCAGGTGAGGAGGAACGGGTGCCGGATccggccgctgccggcccccctctcccctttttttgggGAAGAGCTGACGTCAGGCGCTTCCCACAGTGGTTCGGGGAGGGCAGCTGGGCCGCGGTGCTGGCGGGGGGCATGGTGAGCGGCGTGGCCGTGGCGGTGACGATGACGCCCTTCGACGTGGTCAGCACCCGTCTCTACAATCAGCCGGTGGACGCCGACGGCACAGTAAGGCCATTCG contains the following coding sequences:
- the SLC25A34 gene encoding solute carrier family 25 member 34 isoform X1 → MAAGPGALAPFPGPPPAPLQELPYPPQSRAGVAPGSPSGGVPPATDLVLGAAAGCLACLLTNPLEVVKTRLQLQGELQPPGTYPRPYRGVLRAAGAVCRADGLRGLQKGLAAGLLYQGLMNGVRFYCYSRAEDAGWTGYPGGTVAAGAVAGAVGAFVGSPAYLVKTHLQAQTLAAVAVGHQHNHESISGAFESIYKQHGVAGLWRGVTGAMPRVAVGSAAQLATFASAKDWVCERQWFGEGSWAAVLAGGMVSGVAVAVTMTPFDVVSTRLYNQPVDADGTVRPFGKRRGGRTAFPRIASGKGAQPAPLSPGQALPGFFGLHPANLQQRGAAGLVQGHRRRLPPPRPPHRPQPLLLGRAQEDGAAPAAPGALGRAPSPAAAINKGVFLFLASFWGLWGGAKREGVLPCKART
- the SLC25A34 gene encoding solute carrier family 25 member 34 isoform X2 — translated: MAAGPGALAPFPGPPPAPLQELPYPPQSRAGVAPGSPSGGVPPATDLVLGAAAGCLACLLTNPLEVVKTRLQLQGELQPPGTYPRPYRGVLRAAGAVCRADGLRGLQKGLAAGLLYQGLMNGVRFYCYSRAEDAGWTGYPGGTVAAGAVAGAVGAFVGSPAYLVKTHLQAQTLAAVAVGHQHNHESISGAFESIYKQHGVAGLWRGVTGAMPRVAVGSAAQLATFASAKDWVCERQWFGEGSWAAVLAGGMVSGVAVAVTMTPFDVVSTRLYNQPVDADGTPAPLSPGQALPGFFGLHPANLQQRGAAGLVQGHRRRLPPPRPPHRPQPLLLGRAQEDGAAPAAPGALGRAPSPAAAINKGVFLFLASFWGLWGGAKREGVLPCKART
- the SLC25A34 gene encoding solute carrier family 25 member 34 isoform X3 — encoded protein: MAAGPGALAPFPGPPPAPLQELPYPPQSRAGVAPGSPSGGVPPATDLVLGAAAGCLACLLTNPLEVVKTRLQLQGELQPPGTYPRPYRGVLRAAGAVCRADGLRGLQKGLAAGLLYQGLMNGVRFYCYSRAEDAGWTGYPGGTVAAGAVAGAVGAFVGSPAYLVKTHLQAQTLAAVAVGHQHNHESISGAFESIYKQHGVAGLWRGVTGAMPRVAVGSAAQLATFASAKDWVCERQWFGEGSWAAVLAGGMVSGVAVAVTMTPFDVVSTRLYNQPVDADGTGKLYRGFLDCILQISSKEGLLGLYKGIGAVYLRLGPHTVLSLFFWDELRKMVQHQQPPGP